In Bacteroides cellulosilyticus, the genomic stretch TTAGCTTTCACTTCCCTTGCAACCTTTTTATCAAAACAGGAATGAGTGAAAATAGGATCTTCTACAAAAAGGATGGGAGTGTCAGGATGTTTGCTGCGGACGATCGAGTAGAATTGCTCCGCCCGTTCTTTCATCTGTTCCACTGTGGCATTAGGGAGGAAATCAAGCACAAACATGGAAGCATCGACCGTAGCTATAAGTTCCGCAATCTCCAGATCGAGCAAAGCATTACCGCTAAATCCTAAATTGATACATTCACGATTGAGCCAACGTTCCAGAATATTTGTATGGGCCATTCCGGGACGGGAAGCACAACCACCCTGCAAAATACTGGTCCCATAAAAAACAACGGGCCTCTCACGTACCGGCAAATCAACAGTAGGCTGATCAAGGGTCGAAAGGCTATCCACACCGATGGCCAATGAGGTGACCCCGTCATACAAAGAGAGATATAAAAGATATTCCCGTTCTTCAGGATCCATATTCTTCACGATAGTAGCCTCATTTACCTTTCCCTGAGGACGCCCACTACCGGCAAAAACCCACTTACCATCTTGCAGACAATAAAGATCCAATCCTTTGATTCCGGTAGGAGTCATGTGGTTCATGCTTCTGTTATCCCTCACTTCCCACTTTGCCCCAATGCATGTAGAGTTGGAACGGAAGCGCAAAGCAAGTCCGGCACTATTGCGTCCTAAATCCCAAAGCGGTTTGCGGGAAACTGATTCCAAAGAAGCCGGAAGGCGTTCGTAACGAGTAAGAGTAGCATCCGTTGCCTTGCCCAACAAGGGGAAAACGGAAGCATCGCGATAAAGAAGTTGGGCCTGAGTGGATGCAGCCAGCAACAATCCCAAAATAAAAACTCTGATTCTCATGATTAGTAGATATTAAGATGATTCAAAGGTACACTGAAAAACTGCATTTATAAACAATTTTACATCAATTAACAGGTAATAGACCTCCTATTATGGCTCCACAGCTCTTTTGAGTGCATTCACACTTATTAACCGTCTGAAGTTTGCTTTATTACGAAATATTCGTAGTTTTGTATCGAATTCATTTTAATACTTTATTTCCATGGAAAAGTTGACTATACAAGAAGAAGAAGCAATGATTTACATTTGGGAACTGGGCAGTTGCTTCGTAAAAGACATTGTTGCCAAATATCCCCAACCGGCACCTCCCTACACTACCGTGGCTTCCATCATTAAAAACCTGGAACGCAAACAATATGTTACAGCCGCTCGCGTAGGGAATACATACCAATACACACCTGCCATTCGTGAAAGCGAATACAAGCGTACCTTCATGAGCGGCTTCGTGCGTAACTACTTTGAAAATTCTTATAAGGAAATGGTTTCTTTCTTCGCCAAAGAGCAAAAGATTTCAACTAAAGACCTGAAAGATATAATAGATATGATTGAAAAAAGATAAACATAAAAAAGAATCGCATGAAATACTATTTTTCTTTTTTTATTTGCCCCGGATGGCACTATTGTTGCACGCAATCTTAGGGGAGATGGAATGAAACAAAAAGTGGCTGAGATTATGAAAGACAAATAATAACAAAACAAATCAAGATGTTAGCTTATTTTCTAAAAATCAATGTAGCCATTGCGCTATTTTATGCGTTCTACCGGCTATTTTTCTATAAAGACACGTTCTTCACGTGGCGCAGGGCTGCTCTGCTCTGTTTTTTTGCCGTTTCTGCCGTTTATCCGCTACTGAATATACAGACATGGATTACGGAACAGGAGCCTATGGTAGCCATGGCAGATTTATACGCTGACATCGTTTTACCGGAATTTACGATAACACCGGAACAGGCAACTTCCGACTGGAAAACCCTCCTGCTTCAAACGGTCGGTTTTGCTTATTGGGGAATGGTAATTGTATTAGCGATCCGCTTTTTCATACAGTTGGCTGGGATTATCCGTTTAGCTTTCCGTTGCCGGAAAGCAAAGATAGGAAATACGAATGTACATCTGCTCAAACAAGCAAGCGGACCTTTTTCCTTCTTCCACTGGATTTTTATTCATCCGACTTCACATACAGAAGATGAACTAAGCGAAATATTAACCCACGAACAAACTCATGCTAACCAATGGCATTCCATTGATGTACTTGTCAGTGAGATTGTATGTACATTTTGCTGGTTCAATCCTTTTGCCTGGCTCATGAAACGAGAAATCCGCACCAATCTGGAATATCTGGCGGATAACCGTGTACTGGAAACCGGACATGACTCTAAAGCCTATCAGTATCACCTGTTAGGATTATCACACCATAAGGCTGCAGCAACTATCTATAACAGTTTTAATGTATTACCTTTAAAAAAACGCATCAAGATGATGAACAAAAAGAGAACCCGAGAAATAGGGAGAACTAAATACCTTATGTTTCTCCCCTTGGCAGCCTTACTTATGATAATCAGCAATATCGAAGCCGTGGCCCGTACCACGAAAGAGATGGCAAAAGATGTCATAGAAGCTGTAGAAGAAAATCTGGCGTCAAATGCAACAACGCCGGAGATGGAAGTTGCTACTGAAGCGGCACCGCTGGAAACACCGGCACCGCAACAGGACAAAGACAAACTTGTGAACTACAAAGGAGTAGTAGTGGATAAAGACGGAAAAGCAGTGGAAGGCGCTGAGTTTTTCATTGATGGCGACCACAAACTACCACAAGGTCAATCGTATGTCACGGGAAAGAACGGTAATTTTTCTTTCAAAGCATTCGAGAATGCTAAAATGATAGTAATTTGGAAAAAAGATGGAAAAATGATGGGACTACCCGTAGCTGTCAACAAAGAAAACAACTCCAACATGAAGATTGTCATGGATAGGGAATGGCTAAATCCGCCAGCCAATGATCCTGATAATCCTGTATTTGAAGTAGTGGAACAAATGCCTGAATTCCCTGATGGCGGCATGTCAGGACTGATGCAATTCCTATCGAAAAACATCCAATATCCCATTAATGCACAGAAAAACCATACGCAAGGTCGAGTTACAGTGCAATTTGTCGTCGATAAAGACGGCTCAATTTCTGAACCAGGCATCATTCGTGGAGTCGATCCGGATTTGGATGGTGAAGCTATACGTGTTATCAGTTTAATGCCTAAATGGAAACCCGGCATGCAAAAAGGCCAACCTGTTCGAGTGAGATATACGGTACCTGTCATGTTCCGCTTATCGGATGATGGTCAAAAAGAGGAGTATAAGCCTATACCTAAAATTGATGAAACCGTTGTTGTGGGATATGCCCCCAAACAAGTCCCTACAGAGGAAGACCCGGTTTTTGAAGTGGTTGAAAATATGCCTGAATTTCCCGGTGGTATGGGAGGTCTTATGCAATACCTGTCCAAGAATATCAAATATCCGGTAGAAGCACAAAAAGCAGGAACCCAGGGACGAGTGATGATACAGGTTATCATCGATAAGAATGGTAATATTACCAACCCCAAAGTTATCCAGCCCGTAGATCCCTTATTGGATACAGAAGCGATTCGCGTCACCGCAAGTATGCCTAAATGGAAACCTGGTACACAAAGAGGAATGCCGGTCAATGTAAAATATACATTCCCTATCGTATTCAGATTGCAATAAAACAATCTCTTTTCAACATTAATTCTCTCTCACATTAAAGATTATCTGCAATGTCCTACTCCTGATTTTTAACAGCTCAATCAAGAGTAGGATGCAGATAACCATTTATTTATGCATCTTCACTACTTCTGTCGGTGCCATCTCCACATTCCGCTTATCTACCTGGCGAACCACGCTTGCCGCTAATTGCAGGAAAGCACGTCCGGTCACGGTATTCTCGTCAAGTGCTACCGGAGTACCCTTATCTCCACTTTCGCAAATGCTTTGTACAATAGGAATTTGCCCCAACAAAGGCACATTCATTTCTTCCGCCAGCTTCTTGGCACCTTCCTTTCCAAAGATATAGTATTTATTCTCCGGAAGTTCGGCAGGTGTAAACCAGGCCATATTCTCTACCAAACCGAGAATAGGCACATTCACCTTATCATTGATAAACATGTTGATACCTTTGCGGGCATCTGCCAATGCCACAGCCTGCGGTGTGCTGACTACGATAGCTCCTGTCAGTGCCAATGTCTGGACCACTGTCAGGTGAATATCACTCGTTCCGGGAGGAAGGTCGATTAAGAAATAGTCAAGCTCTCCCCAATTCGCATCCCCTATCAGCTGTTTCAAGGCATTGCTTGCCATGCCGCCACGCCACAACGTAGCCTGATCAGGATCAACGAAGAAACCAATAGAAAGCAATTTGATACCATACTTCTCAACCGGTACAATCAAGTCACGGCCGTCTACGTGCTCAGCATAAGGACGCGCATCCTCCACCTGAAACATCTTCGGCATGGATGGCCCGAAAATATCGGCATCCAACAAACCAACCTTGTAACCCAACTTCGCCAAAGATACTGCGAGGTTAGCGGCTACCGTTGATTTACCTACGCCACCCTTACCGGAAGAAACTCCGATTATATTCTTTACCTGAGACAACAGCTTACCCGGTTCGGGACGTGTTGCCTGTTTGCTTTCCGTAGTAATGGCTACCTCTACATCATTAGATACATACGTATGAATAGCCGTTTCCGCCGCCTTTATTACAGATTTCATGAAAGGATCGGTCGGTTTCTCAAATATCAGTGAGAAACTAACTTTCATCCCATCAATACGTAAATTATCGGCAACCATTTCCGCCTCAACCAGATTCTTTCCGGTACCGGGATATCGCACTGTGGCCAGTGCATCTAAAATTAGTTTAGGATAAAGTGTCATTACTCTTTTTTTATTTTGAAGTTTGCAGCCCACTCCGCTTACTGCGGTTATAACTGCGATACTCATCTAACTCTATTTCCACATCGGGTTCGTGCAGTTCGCCTTCCTTCGGCAGATGGAACTTGATATACTTGATGTTCAGCCCACGCTCCAACCACTGTTGCTCGTAATAAGTTTTGATACTGAGAATTTCATCAGCCATGCCGGAGTGATACAGATCTTCTGTCAGCACATCCACCGGAAGATGATTTTCCTCGATCATGCAACGGGTATAAGTGAACATAAAGTTACTATCTGTCTTGAGATGAACAATACCATCCGGTTTCAGGAATTTACGATAACGTTCCATGAAATAAGTGGAAGTAAGGCGCTTAGTAGCTTTCTTCATTTGCGGATCGGAGAAAGTCAACCAGATTTCACTCACTTCATTTTCCGAGAAAAAGCGGTCGATTATTTCAATGTTCGTACGCAAAAAGGCAACATTCTTCATGCCTGCCTGTAACGACTCCGTAGCACCGGACCACATACGGGAACCTTTAATATCCACTCCGATAAAATTCTTATCAGGAAACAATCGTCCCAGCCCGACGGTATATTCACCACGTCCGCAACCTAATTCCAAAACAATGGGACGGTCATTCCCGAAGAATGACTCGTTCCATTTTCCTTTCATCTCAAAGGGCACGTTATCTACTGCTGAATAAGGATATTCGAACACATGCGGATAACTTGCCATATCGGCAAACTTCGCTAACTTACCTTTGCTCATGCGTTATTCCACAATGGTTACCCAGCCATGCGTGTCAGGCTCGTCACCATATTGGATTCCACGCAGCTTGTTGTACAACTTGGTGCAGACAGGTCCCGGTTTACCGTCCTTAGCTATCACATAAGAATGTTCATTTTCAGGATCATCTATGCGCTCAATCGGACTAATCACCGCAGCCGTACCAC encodes the following:
- a CDS encoding SGNH/GDSL hydrolase family protein, with the translated sequence MRIRVFILGLLLAASTQAQLLYRDASVFPLLGKATDATLTRYERLPASLESVSRKPLWDLGRNSAGLALRFRSNSTCIGAKWEVRDNRSMNHMTPTGIKGLDLYCLQDGKWVFAGSGRPQGKVNEATIVKNMDPEEREYLLYLSLYDGVTSLAIGVDSLSTLDQPTVDLPVRERPVVFYGTSILQGGCASRPGMAHTNILERWLNRECINLGFSGNALLDLEIAELIATVDASMFVLDFLPNATVEQMKERAEQFYSIVRSKHPDTPILFVEDPIFTHSCFDKKVAREVKAKNETIAAIFQSMKKKGEKNIYLLSSKDIIGHDGEATVDGIHFTDLGFMRYAEVLYPLIKKHIR
- a CDS encoding BlaI/MecI/CopY family transcriptional regulator: MEKLTIQEEEAMIYIWELGSCFVKDIVAKYPQPAPPYTTVASIIKNLERKQYVTAARVGNTYQYTPAIRESEYKRTFMSGFVRNYFENSYKEMVSFFAKEQKISTKDLKDIIDMIEKR
- a CDS encoding M56 family metallopeptidase, whose translation is MLAYFLKINVAIALFYAFYRLFFYKDTFFTWRRAALLCFFAVSAVYPLLNIQTWITEQEPMVAMADLYADIVLPEFTITPEQATSDWKTLLLQTVGFAYWGMVIVLAIRFFIQLAGIIRLAFRCRKAKIGNTNVHLLKQASGPFSFFHWIFIHPTSHTEDELSEILTHEQTHANQWHSIDVLVSEIVCTFCWFNPFAWLMKREIRTNLEYLADNRVLETGHDSKAYQYHLLGLSHHKAAATIYNSFNVLPLKKRIKMMNKKRTREIGRTKYLMFLPLAALLMIISNIEAVARTTKEMAKDVIEAVEENLASNATTPEMEVATEAAPLETPAPQQDKDKLVNYKGVVVDKDGKAVEGAEFFIDGDHKLPQGQSYVTGKNGNFSFKAFENAKMIVIWKKDGKMMGLPVAVNKENNSNMKIVMDREWLNPPANDPDNPVFEVVEQMPEFPDGGMSGLMQFLSKNIQYPINAQKNHTQGRVTVQFVVDKDGSISEPGIIRGVDPDLDGEAIRVISLMPKWKPGMQKGQPVRVRYTVPVMFRLSDDGQKEEYKPIPKIDETVVVGYAPKQVPTEEDPVFEVVENMPEFPGGMGGLMQYLSKNIKYPVEAQKAGTQGRVMIQVIIDKNGNITNPKVIQPVDPLLDTEAIRVTASMPKWKPGTQRGMPVNVKYTFPIVFRLQ
- a CDS encoding Mrp/NBP35 family ATP-binding protein; this translates as MTLYPKLILDALATVRYPGTGKNLVEAEMVADNLRIDGMKVSFSLIFEKPTDPFMKSVIKAAETAIHTYVSNDVEVAITTESKQATRPEPGKLLSQVKNIIGVSSGKGGVGKSTVAANLAVSLAKLGYKVGLLDADIFGPSMPKMFQVEDARPYAEHVDGRDLIVPVEKYGIKLLSIGFFVDPDQATLWRGGMASNALKQLIGDANWGELDYFLIDLPPGTSDIHLTVVQTLALTGAIVVSTPQAVALADARKGINMFINDKVNVPILGLVENMAWFTPAELPENKYYIFGKEGAKKLAEEMNVPLLGQIPIVQSICESGDKGTPVALDENTVTGRAFLQLAASVVRQVDKRNVEMAPTEVVKMHK
- the trmB gene encoding tRNA (guanosine(46)-N7)-methyltransferase TrmB; this translates as MSKGKLAKFADMASYPHVFEYPYSAVDNVPFEMKGKWNESFFGNDRPIVLELGCGRGEYTVGLGRLFPDKNFIGVDIKGSRMWSGATESLQAGMKNVAFLRTNIEIIDRFFSENEVSEIWLTFSDPQMKKATKRLTSTYFMERYRKFLKPDGIVHLKTDSNFMFTYTRCMIEENHLPVDVLTEDLYHSGMADEILSIKTYYEQQWLERGLNIKYIKFHLPKEGELHEPDVEIELDEYRSYNRSKRSGLQTSK